The following coding sequences are from one Musa acuminata AAA Group cultivar baxijiao chromosome BXJ2-4, Cavendish_Baxijiao_AAA, whole genome shotgun sequence window:
- the LOC135608805 gene encoding glycine-rich cell wall structural protein-like gives MWELQQAPSPADDQESGFDGGAEIEPGGGFVGGAAPEPNGGLEGGAAVETDGGFDGGSGIGVTGGLDGGVEIEDEGGFAGGDETEAGGGVGGGCATGGGERRGTGDADGSGDAFGGSAALHGQVSGFCYP, from the exons ATGTGGGAGCTGCAGCAGGCGCCGTCTCCGGCGGATGACCAGGAGA GTGGATTCGACGGTGGCGCTGAAATTGAACCCGGCGGAGGATTCGTCGGTGGCGCTGCACCTGAGCCTAATGGCGGTTTAGAAGGCGGCGCTGCAGTTGAAACTGACGGCGGATTCGACGGCGGCTCCGGAATTGGAGTCACTGGGGGATTGGATGGTGGTGTTGAGATTGAAGACGAAGGCGGATTCGCGGGTGGCGATGAAACCGAAGCTGGCGGGGGAGTTGGTGGCGGATGTGCGACCGGAGGAGGAGAACGTCGTGGCACAGGGGATGCTGATGGCTCCGGAGATGCCTTCGGCGGTAGTGCTGCATTGCATGGACAGGTGTCAGGTTTCTGCTATCCATGA
- the LOC103982845 gene encoding F-box/kelch-repeat protein SKIP11 — protein sequence MLDGRSYLISRSFRSSREQESNWHCMDYYFHESSGNKKRRLDEKFEERQLEGQVKMNRSPQQPETPDIKDMELPLDGPYHHRSDGKYSDSNIVSRLGRELIISCLLHLSRSDYGAVASLNRMFRSLVHSGELYQLRRKMDIIEHWVYFSCSIHEWDAYDPYRERWIMVPKMPPTESFMCSDKESLAVGTELLVFGKEVNSHIVLRYSILTNSWSPGVVMNSPRCLFGSASLGVKAIIAGGINAHGDIVSTAEIYNSETHTWETLPSMNRARKMCSGVFMDGKFYVIGGMASNTKVLTCGEEYDLERRSWRVIPDMSSGLNGASGAPPLVAVVNNELYAAHYADKELRKYNKVNNTWVGLGRLPESCVSMNGWGLAFRACGERLIVIGGTRDSFGGMIELNSWIPNGEPPVWNMIASKHSGNFVYNCAVMGC from the coding sequence ATGTTGGACGGCCGCTCTTATTTGATATCGAGGTCGTTCAGAAGCTCCCGTGAACAAGAATCAAATTGGCATTGCATGGATTACTATTTCCACGAGTCTTCGGGCAACAAGAAACGTCGACTGGATGAGAAATTTGAAGAACGACAGCTAGAAGGTCAGGTTAAAATGAATAGATCACCACAGCAGCCTGAAACCCCTGATATCAAAGATATGGAGCTGCCTCTGGATGGTCCATATCACCACAGAAGCGATGGGAAGTATAGCGATTCAAACATTGTCAGCCGGCTTGGCCGGGAGCTGATAATTAGCTGCCTTCTTCACCTTTCTCGGTCAGATTATGGTGCTGTCGCATCACTCAATCGTATGTTCCGATCATTGGTTCATAGCGGAGAGCTCTACCAACTACGTCGCAAGATGGATATTATTGAGCATTGGGTCTATTTCTCCTGCAGCATCCACGAATGGGATGCTTATGATCCATATCGTGAGCGCTGGATTATGGTTCCTAAGATGCCCCCTACCGAGAGCTTCATGTGCTCTGATAAGGAGTCCCTTGCAGTGGGCACTGAGCTCCTTGTTTTTGGTAAGGAGGTGAATTCCCATATTGTGCTGAGATATAGCATTTTGACTAACTCCTGGTCTCCTGGTGTGGTTATGAACTCACCTAGGTGCTTGTTTGGCTCTGCTAGCCTGGGAGTTAAAGCAATTATAGCTGGAGGAATCAATGCTCACGGTGACATAGTGAGCACTGCAGAGATCTACAATTCCGAGACCCATACCTGGGAGACCTTACCTAGTATGAACCGAGCTAGAAAGATGTGCTCGGGGGTATTCATGGATGGGAAATTTTATGTCATTGGTGGAATGGCCAGCAACACAAAGGTCCTGACATGTGGGGAAGAGTATGATCTGGAGCGACGTTCTTGGAGGGTGATCCCTGACATGTCTTCAGGACTCAATGGTGCGAGTGGTGCACCTCCACTTGTAGCCGTGGTGAACAACGAGCTTTATGCAGCTCATTATGCTGATAAGGAGTTGAGGAAGTACAATAAAGTGAATAATACATGGGTCGGATTGGGAAGGTTGCCCGAAAGCTGTGTCTCAATGAATGGCTGGGGGCTTGCATTCCGTGCCTGTGGCGAACGActaatagtgattggtggaaccaGAGATTCCTTTGGAGGAATGATTGAGCTCAACTCCTGGATTCCAAATGGGGAACCACCAGTATGGAACATGATTGCGAGCAAGCATTCGGGCAACTTTGTTTATAATTGTGCTGTGATGGGCTGCTGA
- the LOC135609218 gene encoding transcription factor ILI3-like: MSSRRSRITGKEINELASKLRSLLPESRRRNMSRVSASKLLKETCSYIKSLHREVDDLSSRLSDLMSTMETDSPQAEIIRSILGS, encoded by the exons ATGTCGAGCCGCAGATCGAGGATCACCGGCAAGGAGATCAATGAGCTCGCCTCTAAGCTGCGGTCTCTGCTCCCGGAGTCTCGCCGCAGGAACATGAGCCGG GTGTCGGCGTCCAAGTTGCTGAAGGAGACATGCAGCTACATCAAGAGCTTGCACCGCGAGGTGGACGACCTCAGTAGCCGCCTCTCCGACCTGATGTCGACGATGGAGACCGACAGCCCTCAGGCCGAGATCATTAGGAGCATCCTCGGCTCCTAA
- the LOC135608804 gene encoding non-specific lipid transfer protein GPI-anchored 4-like encodes MARLRFFVAAMTFWLSIASADMASHGHSSTSCTFAETNIKFCRPYLHMGNRTLRPGRTCCFVAHSIYLVAPECFCDVVKPSSLGVPVNASRVSRLPSLCHLPNGALHCNGTSTTSPSSDDISEHSPSFPS; translated from the coding sequence ATGGCCAGGCTACGCTTCTTCGTAGCAGCCATGACCTTCTGGCTCTCGATCGCCTCCGCCGACATGGCGTCGCACGGTCACTCGTCCACCAGCTGCACGTTTGCTGAAACAAACATCAAGTTCTGCCGGCCGTACCTGCACATGGGCAACCGAACCCTTCGTCCCGGCAGGACCTGCTGCTTCGTTGCCCACAGCATCTACCTCGTCGCACCCGAGTGCTTCTGTGACGTCGTCAAGCCGTCCTCCCTGGGCGTGCCTGTGAACGCCAGTCGCGTTTCCCGCCTCCCCAGTCTCTGCCACCTTCCCAATGGAGCCCTTCATTGCAATGGTACCTCGACGACCTCCCCTTCCTCTGATGACATCTCTGAACACTCTCCTTCTTTCCCTTCCTGA
- the LOC135610966 gene encoding sphinganine C4-monooxygenase 1-like isoform X2: MERFLPSDEILATVVPVVVYWAYSGVYVMLGSVDRYRLHSRKDEDVKNLVSKRDVVKGVLLQQLVQISGDVHGAGGANGGSTSWLVLARQFVVGMFVLDTWQYFWHRFMHRNRFLYRHIHSWHHRLVVPYSFGSQYNHPVEGLLLDTCGGALAFVVSGMSPRTSIFFFSFSAIKGIDDHCGLWLPGNILHLCFWNNTAYHDVHHQFYGNRYNFSQPFFITWDKICGTHMPYKLEKRPGGGLQARPAMPYTRSKSSVR, from the exons ATGGAGCGCTTCCTTCCTTCCGACGAGATCTTGGCCACTGTAGTGCCCGTCGTGGTTTACTGGGCGTATTCCGGGGTGTATGTGATGCTCGGCTCCGTCGACAGGTACCGCTTGCACTCGAGAAAGGATGAGGACGTCAAGAACTTGGTCTCCAAGCGCGACGTCGTCAAAGGGGTTCTTCTGCAGCAGCTCGTGCAG ATCAGCGGAGATGTTCACGGTGCAGGCGGCGCGAACGGTGGCTCCACTTCATGGCTTGTGCTCGCGAGGCAGTTCGTCGTCGGCATGTTCGTCCTCGACACATGGCAGTACTTCTGGCATCGGTTCATGCACCGCAATAGGTTCCTGTACCGCCACATCCATTCATGGCACCACCGCCTCGTCGTGCCCTACTCCTTCGGAAGCCAGTACAACCACCCAGTGGAGGGCTTGCTCCTGGACACCTGCGGCGGCGCGCTGGCGTTCGTCGTCTCCGGCATGTCGCCGAGAacctccatcttcttcttctcctttagcGCCATCAAGGGCATAGACGACCACTGCGGGCTGTGGCTCCCCGGGAACATCCTGCACCTGTGCTTTTGGAACAACACGGCGTACCACGACGTCCACCATCAGTTCTACGGCAACAGGTACAACTTCTCGCAACCGTTCTTCATCACATGGGACAAGATCTGCGGAACTCACATGCCTTACAAGCTGGAGAAGAGGCCCGGCGGTGGTCTCCAAGCCCGGCCGGCGATGCCTTACACGAGATCGAAGAGTTCAGTGCGATAA
- the LOC135610966 gene encoding sphinganine C4-monooxygenase 1-like isoform X1: MERFLPSDEILATVVPVVVYWAYSGVYVMLGSVDRYRLHSRKDEDVKNLVSKRDVVKGVLLQQLVQVAVAVLTFKISGDVHGAGGANGGSTSWLVLARQFVVGMFVLDTWQYFWHRFMHRNRFLYRHIHSWHHRLVVPYSFGSQYNHPVEGLLLDTCGGALAFVVSGMSPRTSIFFFSFSAIKGIDDHCGLWLPGNILHLCFWNNTAYHDVHHQFYGNRYNFSQPFFITWDKICGTHMPYKLEKRPGGGLQARPAMPYTRSKSSVR, from the exons ATGGAGCGCTTCCTTCCTTCCGACGAGATCTTGGCCACTGTAGTGCCCGTCGTGGTTTACTGGGCGTATTCCGGGGTGTATGTGATGCTCGGCTCCGTCGACAGGTACCGCTTGCACTCGAGAAAGGATGAGGACGTCAAGAACTTGGTCTCCAAGCGCGACGTCGTCAAAGGGGTTCTTCTGCAGCAGCTCGTGCAGGTTGCTGTCGCAGTCCTCACCTTTAAG ATCAGCGGAGATGTTCACGGTGCAGGCGGCGCGAACGGTGGCTCCACTTCATGGCTTGTGCTCGCGAGGCAGTTCGTCGTCGGCATGTTCGTCCTCGACACATGGCAGTACTTCTGGCATCGGTTCATGCACCGCAATAGGTTCCTGTACCGCCACATCCATTCATGGCACCACCGCCTCGTCGTGCCCTACTCCTTCGGAAGCCAGTACAACCACCCAGTGGAGGGCTTGCTCCTGGACACCTGCGGCGGCGCGCTGGCGTTCGTCGTCTCCGGCATGTCGCCGAGAacctccatcttcttcttctcctttagcGCCATCAAGGGCATAGACGACCACTGCGGGCTGTGGCTCCCCGGGAACATCCTGCACCTGTGCTTTTGGAACAACACGGCGTACCACGACGTCCACCATCAGTTCTACGGCAACAGGTACAACTTCTCGCAACCGTTCTTCATCACATGGGACAAGATCTGCGGAACTCACATGCCTTACAAGCTGGAGAAGAGGCCCGGCGGTGGTCTCCAAGCCCGGCCGGCGATGCCTTACACGAGATCGAAGAGTTCAGTGCGATAA
- the LOC135610967 gene encoding uncharacterized oxidoreductase At4g09670-like, with protein MAAETTKSNPIRFGILGCAEIARKVARAIGLAPNAVIVAVGSRSLDKARRFIADNGLDADAVRAFGSYEAVLEDPGVDAVYVPLPTSLHLRWAVAAAERGKHLLLEKPTALCAAELDRILGACRSHGVQFMDSTMWMHHPRTAKMRELLSDSARFGQLKTIHSCFSFSGNPAFLQNDIRVKPDLDALGALGDVGWYCIRSILWAADYELPTKAIALQGTVKNEAGVILSCGSSLLWEDGKVATFQCSFMANMMMELIVGGTHGSLRLSDFVIPFEEEKAPFTFGSGLFFNELVTGWQPLPSTHIVTASLPQEALMVQEFSRLAGSIRDSTGKPDDKWPTISKKTQLVLDAVKASIDQGYRPVDIVG; from the exons ATGGCGGCGGAGACGACGAAGAGCAACCCGATCCGGTTCGGCATCTTGGGGTGTGCGGAGATCGCACGCAAGGTCGCCCGCGCAATCGGGCTGGCCCCTAATGCCGTCATCGTCGCCGTCGGTAGCCGCTCCCTCGACAAGGCCCGCCGCTTTATCGCCGACAACGGACTCGACGCCGACGCCGTCCGCGCCTTCGGCTCCTACGAGGCTGTTCTCGAAGACCCCGGCGTCGACGCCGTCTACGTCCCTCTTCCCACCAGCCTCCACCTCCGATgggccgtcgccgccgccgagcGCGGCAAGCACCTGCTGCTGGAGAAGCCCACCGCGCTCTGCGCCGCCGAACTCGACCGGATCCTCGGCGCCTGCCGCTCCCACGGCGTGCAGTTCATGGACAGCACCATGTGGATGCACCACCCCCGGACCGCCAAGATGCGGGAGCTGTTGTCCGATTCGGCTCGTTTTGGACAGCTAAAGACG ATTCATAGCTGTTTCTCGTTTTCTGGAAACCCTGCTTTCCTTCAGAATGACATCCGTGTGAAGCCCGATCTCGATGCACTCGGGGCTCTCGGTGATGTTGGGTGGTACTGCATTCGCTCTATCCTGTGGGCTGCGGATTATGAACTGCCAACAAAAGCAATTGCACTCCAAGGTACAGTGAAGAATGAAGCTGGTGTCATTCTCTCGTGTGGATCATCTCTTCTCTGGGAAGACGGCAAGGTGGCAACCTTCCAGTGCTCTTTCATGGCTAATATGATGATGGAACTCATAGTTGGGGGGACACATGGATCCCTTCGTCTCAGTGACTTTGTGATTCCGTTCGAGGAGGAGAAAGCTCCATTTACATTTGGTTCAGGGTTGTTCTTCAACGAATTGGTAACCGGATGGCAACCTCTTCCCAGCACGCATATCGTCACGGCTAGTCTACCACAGGAGGCTCTTATGGTACAGGAGTTCTCAAGGTTGGCAGGAAGTATCAGAGATTCTACTGGGAAGCCAGATGACAAATGGCCTACCATCAGTAAGAAGACGCAGCTGGTTCTGGACGCGGTGAAAGCCTCGATCGATCAGGGATACAGACCTGTAGACATTGTTGGATGA